From Solibaculum mannosilyticum:
GGGCCACGTCCTCCATGCTGTGGGATACCAGCAATACCGTCGTCCCTCTGGCCTGCTGGTAGTCTCGGATCTGCTGCAAGATGACGTCCCTTCCTTTGGGGTCCAGGCCGGCAGTAGGCTCGTCCAGGATGAGTACCCTGGGATCCATGGCCATGACGCCGGCGATGGCGGCGCGGCGTTTCTCTCCCCCCGAAAGGTCAAAGGGGGATTTCTCCAAAAGCTCCGGCTTTAAGGATACAAAATGAGCTGCATCGCGTACCCGCGCGGCGATTTGTTTTTCATCTAACCCCATGTTCCTGGGGCCGAAGGCGATGTCTTTGGCCACCGTCTCCTCAAACAACTGGTATTCCGGATACTGGAAGCACAGTCCCACCGCAAAGCGAACCTGACGGATCTGCTTGGGATTTTCCCAAATGTCCTTGCCTTCCAGCAGGATCTGGCCGGACGTGGGCTTTAACAGTCCGTTGAGCAGCTGCATCAGGGAGGATTTGCCCGAACCGGTATGGCCGATGACCCCGACGAATTCCCCTTCTTCCACCGAAATGGATACGTGACTGAGCGCCGTCTTGGCAAAGGGAGTGCCGGCGCTGTATTGTAACGTCAAATCTCTTGTTTCGATCAGCGGCATCCGTGCACCTCCAGATAATGGGAAAGCACCTCAATGCATTCCTCGTCGTCCAGCACCCCTTTGGGTAAGCCCTGGACCCCGGCCTCCTCCAGCCGATACAGCAATCGGGTGGCCTGGGGGACGTCCAGCTCCACCGATTTCAATAGTTTCACCTGGGAGAATACCTCCCGTGGCGTTCCGTCCAGCAGAATTTGTCCGTCGTCCACCACCACCACCCGGTCGGCCTGCACGGCCTCCTCCATGTAGTGGGTGATGAGCACCACCGTGATGCCCAAATCCTTATTGAGGGCCCGGATGGTGGACATCACCTCGCTGCGCCCTTTGGGATCCAGCATGGCGGTGGGTTCGTCCAGAACGATGCATTTGGGCTGCATGGCGATGACGCCGGCAATGGCCACACGCTGCTTCTGCCCGCCGGACAGACGATAACAGTCGTGATGCCGGTACTCATACATATCCACCGCCTTGAGGGCATCGTCCACCCTGCGGCGGATCTCTTCCGGCTCCACGCCCAGGTTCTCCGGCGCAAAAGCCACATCCTCCTCCACGATGGTGGCTACCATCTGGTTGTCGGGATTTTGCAGCACCATCCCCACCGATTGGCGGATGTCGTACTTCTTTTCTCCATCCATCGTATCCATGCCCAGCACAAGGCAGCTGCCTCCGGACGGCAATAGCATCGCGTTAAAGTGCTTGGCCAAGGTGGACTTTCCCGAGCCGTTATGCCCCAAAAAAGCCACAAACTGCCCCTGCTCAATGGATAAGTTGATCCCATTGAGCACAAGGCAGCTCTCTTCCCCTTCAATCTGATACTGGAAGGTCAAATCTTTTGTTTCAATCATCTGTGGCATTGGAATCCTCCCTTGCAGATTACCGTTTCACAGGGTCAAAAAGGCGGCGAAGCCCGCCGCCCATTCCAATTCATCCTACTTACAGGCTGGGACAGGACTTGTCCGACCATACGGCCGTAGCGCCGCAGGGCAAAACAAGTCCCGACGCTGTCACTGGCAATCCGATTTCATCGGCATGTACCTCACCGCCAAAGGTATTCCCCAGCAGAGCCGACAACATATATCCCATCACCGACGGCGAAAGGCCGGTGGTATAGGAATTCAGCACAAAAAACAACGGATGCTCCACCAGAATCTCCCGGCAGGATGTGAGCAACGTGTGGAGCTGTTCCGGCAGCTTCCATACCTCTCCGCCCGGGCCGCGGCCGTAGGACGGCGGGTCCATGATGATGGCGTCGTACCGGTTGCCCCGCCTTGCTTCCCTGGCCACGAATTTGATGCAGTCGTCCACCAGCCAGCGAATGGATCTGTCGGCCAGATGGGATGCGGCGGCATTCTCCCTGGCCCACGCCACCATCCCTTTGG
This genomic window contains:
- a CDS encoding energy-coupling factor transporter ATPase translates to MPLIETRDLTLQYSAGTPFAKTALSHVSISVEEGEFVGVIGHTGSGKSSLMQLLNGLLKPTSGQILLEGKDIWENPKQIRQVRFAVGLCFQYPEYQLFEETVAKDIAFGPRNMGLDEKQIAARVRDAAHFVSLKPELLEKSPFDLSGGEKRRAAIAGVMAMDPRVLILDEPTAGLDPKGRDVILQQIRDYQQARGTTVLLVSHSMEDVARVCSKVLVMNEGKNVLYGTVDEVFSQAEELSRMGLAVPQVTRVFLGLKQRGFDVRTNVYTARQGRDEILRLLGEKGVKP
- a CDS encoding class I SAM-dependent methyltransferase, with the protein product MRVADGWKDYELLDTSDGQRLERWKDITLIRPDPQVIWSTPKKHVGWRGANATYLRSSSGGGHWEVRRRMPDVWQVAYGDLLFNIKPMGFKHTGLFPEQAVNWDWMRKAIEGAGRPIKVLNLFAYTGGATLACAAAGASVCHVDASKGMVAWARENAAASHLADRSIRWLVDDCIKFVAREARRGNRYDAIIMDPPSYGRGPGGEVWKLPEQLHTLLTSCREILVEHPLFFVLNSYTTGLSPSVMGYMLSALLGNTFGGEVHADEIGLPVTASGLVLPCGATAVWSDKSCPSL
- a CDS encoding energy-coupling factor transporter ATPase, with translation MPQMIETKDLTFQYQIEGEESCLVLNGINLSIEQGQFVAFLGHNGSGKSTLAKHFNAMLLPSGGSCLVLGMDTMDGEKKYDIRQSVGMVLQNPDNQMVATIVEEDVAFAPENLGVEPEEIRRRVDDALKAVDMYEYRHHDCYRLSGGQKQRVAIAGVIAMQPKCIVLDEPTAMLDPKGRSEVMSTIRALNKDLGITVVLITHYMEEAVQADRVVVVDDGQILLDGTPREVFSQVKLLKSVELDVPQATRLLYRLEEAGVQGLPKGVLDDEECIEVLSHYLEVHGCR